CATCATATTACAAGTCTAGAAAAACTTCACTATACTAGGGGCAATTACTATACCCATTCATCAAGGTAACATTAGAGAAAGAGCTTATGTTGTTACAAATATTCGATGGACAATGCACATTGTAACAACATTAAGAATAATTATCACATCTATGATCCTAACTTCCCAAACTTACCAACCTTGAAAACCATACTCACTAAACCTAAATAAAATTATATCCAACTAGCAGTctgaatcaaatttaaaattgaagGCTCGCACTAAGTCTTTCCCATCAATAAATCTTTTGAAAATAAATCTCTTTTAAAAGGAAGGGGCAAGAAAAGACGAGAGCGAAATTCTACTCTAACATCTTTTCAACCTTTTTCGGCAATCAAACCAAGCAACTTTACGCCCCTATATATTATGAATCACTCTAAAAATAAGAAACTCTTTTTCATTTTACGTAGTGTAAATCCTCGTTGTAATGTTTAAGATCttaatgttataaaaaaaatcaaagtttgaTGTTATAAAACTCTCCAACGTATTTCCATTCATTCacactaatttaaaaaatatatatatagggttTACAAGCAAACATATAACtttgtatatatgtgtatatatatgaataggTGTCAAACTCAAGACaaacttgttttggtataaaaaaGTTACACGACCTAAAACCGACGATGACATGaagcaataaaatttaattattaaatccaGGTTCAATGTCAACATTTTTAATCCTTGCTTTTACTGGCCGGCCATCTCTTTCGGTGGCTTAACAATCAGGACTGGACATTTTGCGTAGTGTGCACAATAGTCACTTACACTTCCCAAGAATGCTCTGAAATCACCACAACAAAGCCACATTGTCGCtgaaattaatttttcataaggGATGACAAAGACAACTTCATGGGTGCAGAGGAAAAGCAATTAAAATGCAAGTATGATTAAAAAGACCTTTGAATCCTGCCAAGGCCACGGTTGCCAACAAAAAGGAGGTCAACTTTCATTTCCTCGCTAATTTCACATAACTTATCCTTAGGATTTCCTTCAACAATCAGAGTTTCTGCTTTTATCTGCAGCAATTAATACCATTTTCAGTtttcaatattatatataaaagataaataattaaaagcttGAATTGAATGACTAAGCTGCGTAGGAACATTGTTAATCTATTCTACGAGAACGTACGCATACCGACCTTGTTGTCACACATCTCTAGAGCACGGGAGAGTATACGAGCTGAAATTTGTTCTTGAGATTTCCTTACAGAATCCACCAGCGCAGTTGATGGATAAGCTGCATGCATCCATGCtttattaattaactattagCAACAGATAAGTTCTTAGTTggacattaattaattattaagtggTGAAGAAACTAGGTGTGtataagaaagaaagaagagaaccTGCGACTCCTGGTCCAGCAGGGAAGGCAGAAGGGCCGACCCCATAGTGCTTGGATGGTTGGTGTACATGAACCAGGGTTAGCAAATTACGTTCCCCACCAGCAGCACTGTTGATCAGCACATTGAAAAGGTTATTCACCGTCCATTGGAGAGCATACAAACTCTCATCACTCTCATCAACACCCACTATAACTCTCATTTTCTTCAAAATCCTTCACAAAATTATGAaccaactataattttttttcttattatttatttatgtatatatgccaTTGGATGTGGTGTTTGAATCTTGATTGCACACTTGGAAACATGGGAGACGTGGAAGTTTAGGATGATGTTTACGAAAAGAGCTGGCTTCATTTATTTGGAGCCAAAATTGCCAGTTTTGGGCTGGATGCAACATGCCGATCGGGGTGATTGTCTTGTCAGAGCAACAGCAGCCTAGCTTGTCTTGTCCTTAAGGGGTGGCCAATCAATATTTTGATTACCCTCCCACTGCCCTACTAATCTCACCGCTTTCCTTTTGCGGCACCGATTCATAAATAACATAAGTTCCGTAATTGCAAGTGTCGTAACGTACGGCATACGGATTTTTGACTGCCACATACAAAACCTTAAATTAAGAAACAGCACCTTTTCTTATCTCTAGGCGGTAACTTATTAATCCTATACTGTATTAATTTTGAGTTATTTGTTAAAAGTTAAAGTTGCAATTAAAATAACACTTGAAAGAGTAAGATGTAAAAATGGAGACACGAATTGTTTACTCTTTTTTACATAcacgagattttttttttaagagtaatcattataaaaataataatacaataattaCTTCCAACAAataggttgtaattttataaatttttattaataatttatttaattaaaattagattaaCAATCAAACCGAAAGTTGTCGCAATATCTATTAATATAACAAACCTATTTTATTTTATCGACTCTCAGATCGCAGAGAAAGAGAAGAATCTTGGTCTCCTTGATCAATAGAGTCAAGTCTACCACTTCACCATAGAGAGTGGCCCAAATCAAATGGAAGGCAATTATGAATGAActgacaaattttaaaaaatggatctagtttttataattaagttttatcattttaattaaaataattagatagATATATTTAAAACTCTTAATTCAAGATAAAAATCTAATAATTTGAAAGATTTGATTAAGTtcattttctaataaaaataaatttaattgttgtaCTCAACttcaagttcaattatccatACTTTTGCTATAATTCAAATTAAGTTTTTTCGGTACTGATTAAAAGAAAAACTCGAGACTCGTGAACTAAATGAGTCATGAATTAGTTCATTTTCATTTGATAATTCGAGTTCAATTCAACAAATTGGAATGTTTCTGAAGTGAACGCAAAGCTAGATGTTTCGTTTCTAGATGATGTAATCATTTTGATGTTGCAGAAAAGGTAGATGCCTTTTGGTGGTGTCTACTTTGATCCAGTTTAGAGTATGGTAAACCGGTATAGTTCATGCGCCCATCAAGTTGGTTCTAATTCACATCACTCGATAAGAAATCCGCCCATCAATGGTCTCCACAATAAGATGATTCATGCGCACCAATAGCAGCAAGTAAGCTCGTCCTTTAGGCCCTGTATGCACCAATCAGAACTTGTAAACTCGGGTTTTAGATGTTAACCATTTACATGCTATATTTGAGATTTAGACAAAATGAATTGGCCATCTCTGGTTGAGGATATATCCGGATTGCAAATAATTAATCTAGGACATGCTTTGTTCTAACTTCTAACAACACAACTTGCCAGTACAATAAGTGTTCCCCGATTAAACCAATGGAATATACTGATTATGTGGCTTCTAACTTtacatttttcttgaaatatctGTATCTGGCACATGCATCCAATGCATAGTCGAATATGGTATAAGTATATAATCCTCCCAAGAGACGTATCTGGACTTGATCCTCTTAAGACCCATCTAAGTATATGAAAATCTTGAAAAAGAAACTGAATATATCATGCCAGACAGAAATCCATGTTCAATGTTACACCTAAAGCCGTgggaatataataaaatataatcaaactaCAGACAAATAGTAGGATGCGGGGCATTACCTAAGCCCAGGGCTTCAATTTCATCTTGGTAGAAGTAATTATAAccttttgttttctctttcttgTTCAAACTTGAGTTGATCTTCTCCACAGCTGCAAGCAGATCCTGAAACCCcccaccccccccccccccaaaaaaaaataaaatgaagaaagCATTTTGTATTAGATGATTATCATCCAAGAAGGCAGTGGTTATGCTTTCTTTAAAGAGAATTcgcaattaaaagaaaaaaaaaccaagaattGTGTGTTCAGCATATTTCATGTTATTAGCACCTATAAAGAGAAAGCTTTAAATCAATTAATACCACCATTCTAATGCCTTAGCTAAACCAGGTCAGGTTCACTGTTCACATACAAGAATGAAACAATCTAAGCATCATACCAGGGACATGGCTCCATACATTCAGTTATAACCCAAAAGAAACAGAATTGTACATTACCATGCAAATTGGTTTTCGTTCTCAGCCCTGTCCCTCACCCCATAATACATTTGAATAGCACAATGTCAAGAAGCAATTGTTTCAATTCAACAACAGGTTGTAATTTGGTTTTTTTACCATCTTATTTCTGCttttacaattttcaaaatttttatcatGTCCTATTTTATGTGCAAAGAGTTCTTTGAAAACCTTCTCGCCAGTGTGGCTCAACCATAAGAGCACAACTCTAGCATAGCATTTTATGTTTAAAACATTAGAATCCTCAACAACCAAAAGCATGAGCTGCATACCTCCCATGATGCTAAACTAGTCATATACGAAGGAAGACTTTCATAACCATCCTTGGATACTTGTAATATTGGCCTCTTAACTTCAACATGATTTGGGTCCTTTTCCCCTTCTGCTATGTATCACAgtgtaaaataaataacataacactGCTTAGAGACTTCTATTGCTAGTCATAAACCCAATAATGGATTGTCAAGGGCAACTTAAAAGTGTACAAAAAGTCAGTAATCTCTACCTTTAGTTACTTCTATGGAATCTGTAGCAGGCTTATTTGTAACCTTGATGTTGTTTGCTTTATCTCCATTATACCTGCAATTTTAGGTTCAGAGTTTGTtctaaaggaaagaaaaaaaaagaccagCAAAAGAGAGAGTGGCTTTTATACGATATAAAGAACTTTCAAGACTCCAAAAACTTACATATTTTCTCCAAAGGATAAATCAGAGTCATCAACCTTTTGATTAGCTGTGGAGACAAAGATGGCAATATAGCAGCTCATTCATCATCTAAAGTGGTAATTAACTTTAAACCCCTTTCGAAAGGATAAAAATCCAGTCCATCTTCTATAGATTGAAACTGGGTTTTTAACTCTAAACCCCTCAAAAAAGTGTGAAAAATCAGTTCATCTTCCATagacataataaaaaataatggttCAAACACTGCAATGAAAGAGGAAAACTAGGAAAGAGAAAAGTAAGTAACTTTTGCAAACCTTGAGATGCTAAAGTAGCAAGACAAACATCAGAGAGCCCGAAATTCTTTAGACTCATTGATTCATCAAGACTACAACAAATAACATCAAGGGAAAACACTAATTCCATTTTCATCAGTTCTTAATAATAAAGATTTTGCTAACCAGTGTGCAGTTAATAATAACAGTTTTAGATAACACGTAATAATTCAAGGATACAGTAAAGGATCCTCATCCAAGCTCTTAATTGCTGAATTTGTGACGGAGAAACATCTGTCATTTGAATCCAAAACCTCTTCTTCCTCTCCCtcattttcaatttcaaattctacttaaaataaaaaaagttaaaaaagttgcAAATGATTTTCTTAAAGGAAAGTAAACAAAAATGTTCGTACGGGGGAGATAACCGAGAGGCTTGAGGTGATCTTCGAGATGGAGAAGATGCGTTTGGTTATTGTTGAAAATTTGATAACAGTGACCTAAGAGTTCCTCGAAGGAAACGGTTCCGAAGGACATGGAATCGAGAAGGTAGAGGTCGGCGGTGGCGGTTGAAACGCGGCGGTTTAGGCATTGGACGAACGTCGATGAAGCCGAATCTGAGTCCCGAaaattattatcaaaataaaagagAACAATTTCGTTAATGGAAGGGGGAAAAAGtacttcaaaataataataaaaaaaagagggGGTAAGTGGGTAACCAAGAGGGATGGGGCGGCGGTCGATGGATTGCTTAAGAGCGTCGCAGCTGCTTTGAAGGTGATTGCAGAATGAGCCGAGGCTTTTACTCAAATTTGTAATCAAATCTTCCATTTTCTTTTGAGATTGTCCCTCCCTGTTTTGAAGGTGACTGTAGAAAAAGCCGTGGCTTTTACTCAGTTTTGGATTCAACTTAAAGCGCCAAGCTccccattttcttttgttttttcttttttgaaatattatttttctatgCCTACTTTATCCTTAATGTATTCCGTTTCTTTCACTTTGGTCCTCGTTATTTTTTGTCTTATCCAACGATCACCGGTTCAACTTTTTGGACTGTAAAAGATCGACTAAATATCTATCCAATTATAAATTATCACGGGTTAGATGATGATGTATTCAGTCTCCAACTATGGTTCTACGAGTTAACAAGTTTGTTGCTGTCCACTAATCTAGTTGAAGAACAGAATTTTCGATATGAAATCTTCCGaaaccaaaatttatttatatttatatttgttttcaGAATCCAATAATGGTGTTATATGTACCATAAGCTGCAAAAAGCAATCCACACAAGAAAACGAGAGCATCCAAGGCTTTCTGCCACAAACTCAAAGATGAACCTAACAATGTGATGTGAAACGAGGCTGGCAAAACAAAAGAGATCAATGCACATACACTACTCCCCACAAGCGATACAAAAACACCAAATCCCGGAACGAATGacgccaacactgccaacacaaTTACCAGAACTGCACTGCCCATGTATATTCCCAACTTCTCTAATCTAATTGTCGATTCTTCAGCATCATTGTTGCGAAGCTTCTCAAACCAAATGTTCTTCTTCAACTTCCCTTCCACTATTTCACTAACTGGATGGACCATGATTGGGAATGTAAATACTAACCCCAGGCACAAGCCAATCTGTTCCAAAGCACCACAAGTTCTGTATTATGAATTTGCAGCACCAAATAACTGGTTTGATTCAAAGCTCAGTTTTGGCACATAACCTTGAACACTCAAAAGAATATGTAATCTAAATGTTATGCTATGTGTAAGATATTTGTTTAGCAGTAGATATGCAGTGATGTTACAATCCTTAAGGTGAATAAAATCTAAAACTCCGTATGGTTTTAAAGTTTTCGGTTTTTTTTTTCAGTCCTCTGCTTTCTGCCTAGTCAGTCAATGGCTATAAAGATGAtctactaaatattttttttttcttaatattatatccTCTAGAATGAGGTAATTGCATGCAAAAGACACCCGTAGAACAAATTCCAATGCCAGCAGCAACTAAAAACAATGGGGACAATGACAAATAAGACAAATAAGCAGGGCAGATCATTATGTATAGCAACAGATGATAAGAACTGCTTAAATGATTTTTGAAGATGATCCCAAGGAATAAACTAAGCTTCTTGAATTGATGGTGGGGGCACGATAGAGCCTTTTACATTATAATGAAGTAACTGAGTATGAATACTTAAGGTATATTAGTTTATAAGCTCTAACTTTGTGCTTAAAAACTAGATGTATGGTTAAAGATATCTGCAAATTTACCTGGACTGCAATGGCTGTCCAATCCCTGGGAAGATTCAGTGTTATGATATATTTTGTTTCGTCACCATAAACCATGTATCCAAAAATCCCAAACAAAATATACACAAGTGTGATCCATGTAAAAGACATCGCTAAAACCTTAGGAAATGTTCTCCTCTCTCTCATGGATTGCTCAAGGGCCAGTGTCATTCCGAACCCCTCGAAACAGTACACTGCCATCCCTCCTGCAAATGGCAACCGTCCCAAGTTATCAGTGAAGGCTTTCCTATCTCTAAATGAAAAATTTCCCCCACCCGCCTGTTGTACGTCTTCCTTAACAACAAACGCCATCGCCAACAGATTGCATACATCGGCGAAAATGCTGAAGGGTGCAAAGGCCGAGAGGGATCTGATCCATGACAATGCTATTTCAATAGGGACTAACAGGAATATGTAAGATGCAATTGTGAGGCCATGAAGTTTGAAAAGTGATGCAAGgttttggccaataaataccaagTATGCCACGGATCCTCCACACTGGGAGATGAATATGAGAAATTCTGTCAGGCATCCGCCTGGTTTTCCCATGCATCTGCAACCCAAGTCACCATATGTTGTTGTTTCCTTTAATTCTTCTTCTGATGCTAATTTCTCCCTGCACTGAATCTGTGGATCAAAGTTAaaaggcaatttttcaattcagaAAAAAAGAGTTCAACTATTGGTTAGGATTCTATACGAATCATGACTGATTACGATCAGGGTTCTATGCAAAGTCAGTTTTGAAACATATATAATATCAGTATCTCTAAAGTGAAAAAACAAAAACAGTATtaaggaaagaaagaaatgagTTGATACTAACAAGAAGAAGCATGCAGTAGAAAGTAGCCAAGCCAGTAATgactgttgttccaatagggtcggaagcgtgtaaattattgtactaaaaaatcacacaaagttcaattcccagggaagagaggtggatcacatggatctcttaaataccaagtctttccttagtcagaatatcccttctatagtaatttaatagcacaattaaatactactattataccctcaaatattgaaagaaaaataggacaagaaagaacacaagagttttaacgaggttcggtaaattatacctacgtcctcgggcactaacaccagatgataactttactatctcgaaaatattacaaacaaatagaattccttaagaattctcaaatgggagaagagagaaaactaagagagaaagattggttgggatgaattgaaatgagaaatgagaaggcctatttatagttgaggtttaaggaccaaacaataaatagcccattatctcaaggaccaaaaaaaaattatcccatgccactttttcaaagtcaactttagggtgctaaacttgcaccacttggaTTGTTTTCCATTAAAATTGTCCGCCATTAATcataatgttaacaatctccaccttgaagatttgattaggataatcacatcttcacatacttccttcaactccccaaatttgataaagctatcttttgtagtgcctccaaatgcgctctcgagcgccatacacctgaaggtgctcaaattctcaggatgttaatcaagttcaaacaatgattaaacttgattgttgttaccaccttggtcatcatatctgcgggattatctgctgtcggaatcttctgaagtagaatttttcctttttcaaagacttcccgcacaaagtgatatcttacgtcgatatgcttggttcttgaatgatagacttgatttttcgctaaataaatagcgctctgactgtcacaatataacttatgtgactttgaacaactcctaagtctttcaacaatccattaagccaaatagcctccttaacagcttctgtaactgccatatattctgcctctgtagtagacacagctactgtagactgtaaggtagacttccaactcactggggctttcgcaagagtaaacagataccccgtagttgaacgacgtttatctaaatcaccagcaaagtcggaatcaacatatccaactacaaactgaccaagtgcttcatcctgttcaaaaattaaaccaacatctacggtttttcgaagatgccgtagaatccatttcacagcttgtcaatgtccttttccaggatcatgcatatacctgctcacaactccaacagcttgtgaaatgtcaggccgcgTACATACCATCGCATACAttaaactcccaactgcattagcatatgggactttttccatatattctctttcttctttagtcttcggagataattgagcactaagtttcaaatgagaagcaagtggggtacttacatgttttgtattttcatttacaccaaaacattgtaatacctttttcaaatattgcttctgattcaaacaaagcttgcctctctgtctatctctacttatctccataccgagaatcttcttggcctcacctagatctttcatctcgaactcttgattcaactgagccttcagcttatctatctctttttggctcttcgaagcgattaacatatcatcaacatacaagagtagataaatgaaagatccgtcatgcagcttctgcaaatatacacaattgtcatatttgcttcttgtgtacttctgccttctcataaagctatcaaatcgcttgtaccactgcctcggggattgcttcaatccatatagcaatttgttcagcttacaaacccaatttctaccaccagcatctgtgtatccttcgggctgagtcatatagatctcttcttctaactcaccatgcaagaaagccgtcttaacatcaagttgagctagctccaaattcaactatgctaccaaggccaacaaaattctaatggaggaatgcttcacaacaggggaaaatacatcattgtagtcaattccctccttctgagcgtagcctttagctaccaatcttgccttgtagcgaatatccttcttgctaggagatccatctttctttgcgaatacccacttgcattcgattgcccttttacctttcggtaattgcaccaactcccaagtattgttcttccggagagactgcatttcttcatccatggcgcttttccatttatcactttctaagctttgcattgcttcttgaaaagtgataggaatatcatcaacaacgggaagggcgtaggccaccatatcagtaaatcgagtaggtttacgaatttctctccgtggccttgcaactgcaactggttctggtgtacttagtggttcttgggtcagaacctcttcaacctctaattcctccattgtggctggagaattagacttattaactgggcaaatccccatctgctcaaactccacctgttttggagtacacttcacctgctgtggagtattgctcgtctgaatatctttatctgctacatttttcaatgtggcagattcatcaaaggcaacatctctgctacagatcattttctttgtgcttaagcaccaaagacgaaatcccttcactccagaagtgattcccataaagagagctttctttgccctcagATCTAACTTTGACttcttcacatggtaatatgcagtggttccaaacacatgtaaggaatcataatctgtagccagttttccagaccatacctccataggagtttttctttctaatgcagatgatggcaaacgattaacaagatggccaacgtatgtcacagcctcagcctaaaattgcttgcccaacccagcattggacaacatacatcgaactttttccagcaatgttcgattcatacgctctgccaatccattctgctgtggtgtatccctaactgtgaagtgtcgaacaataccatactcttggcacacatcgaagaacggatcacttttatattcccctccattgtccgtcctaagccgcttgattttcttgccagtctggttttcgatcatagttttccatttaagaaaaactctaagcacttcatccttagttctcatggtatacacccaaactcttctggaaaaatcatcaacaaaagtaacaaagtagtgttttcctcccaatgaaggtgtcttggaaggcccccacacatctgagtgaacatattccaaaataccttttgtattatggatagcagtaccgaatttcactctcttttgctttcccagaacacaatgctcgcaaaattttaatttgcaagcctttgcacctttcaacaatccttgctttgccagaatttgcaaggatttttcgctggcatgtcccaacttcatatgccacaactgcattgagtccaattctttgttaccggaagctgtagcgactgctccaataattgtactaccttggtagtaatacaagttattttgcctaatgcccttcaatatcacaagtgcgccagatgtcactttca
This window of the Gossypium hirsutum isolate 1008001.06 chromosome A09, Gossypium_hirsutum_v2.1, whole genome shotgun sequence genome carries:
- the LOC107889465 gene encoding uncharacterized protein isoform X2, with amino-acid sequence MEDLITNLSKSLGSFCNHLQSSCDALKQSIDRRPIPLDSASSTFVQCLNRRVSTATADLYLLDSMSFGTVSFEELLGHCYQIFNNNQTHLLHLEDHLKPLGYLPQFEIENEGEEEEVLDSNDRCFSVTNSAIKSLDEDPLLLDESMSLKNFGLSDVCLATLASQANQKVDDSDLSFGENMYNGDKANNIKVTNKPATDSIEVTKEGEKDPNHVEVKRPILQVSKDGYESLPSYMTSLASWEDLLAAVEKINSSLNKKEKTKGYNYFYQDEIEALGLGPKGRAYLLLLVRMNHLIVETIDGRISYRVM
- the LOC107890332 gene encoding universal stress protein YxiE; the protein is MRVIVGVDESDESLYALQWTVNNLFNVLINSAAGGERNLLTLVHVHQPSKHYGVGPSAFPAGPGVAAYPSTALVDSVRKSQEQISARILSRALEMCDNKIKAETLIVEGNPKDKLCEISEEMKVDLLFVGNRGLGRIQRAFLGSVSDYCAHYAKCPVLIVKPPKEMAGQ
- the LOC107890331 gene encoding amino acid transporter ANT1, coding for MGEKKCDTIPLINPSPSSSTQGTASKLQTIGNIIVSIVGTGVLGLPFAFRVAGWLAGSIGVLITGLATFYCMLLLIQCREKLASEEELKETTTYGDLGCRCMGKPGGCLTEFLIFISQCGGSVAYLVFIGQNLASLFKLHGLTIASYIFLLVPIEIALSWIRSLSAFAPFSIFADVCNLLAMAFVVKEDVQQAGGGNFSFRDRKAFTDNLGRLPFAGGMAVYCFEGFGMTLALEQSMRERRTFPKVLAMSFTWITLVYILFGIFGYMVYGDETKYIITLNLPRDWTAIAVQIGLCLGLVFTFPIMVHPVSEIVEGKLKKNIWFEKLRNNDAEESTIRLEKLGIYMGSAVLVIVLAVLASFVPGFGVFVSLVGSSVCALISFVLPASFHITLLGSSLSLWQKALDALVFLCGLLFAAYGTYNTIIGF
- the LOC107889465 gene encoding uncharacterized protein isoform X1 — its product is MEDLITNLSKSLGSFCNHLQSSCDALKQSIDRRPIPLDSASSTFVQCLNRRVSTATADLYLLDSMSFGTVSFEELLGHCYQIFNNNQTHLLHLEDHLKPLGYLPQFEIENEGEEEEVLDSNDRCFSVTNSAIKSLDEDPLLLDESMSLKNFGLSDVCLATLASQANQKVDDSDLSFGENMYNGDKANNIKVTNKPATDSIEVTKAEGEKDPNHVEVKRPILQVSKDGYESLPSYMTSLASWEDLLAAVEKINSSLNKKEKTKGYNYFYQDEIEALGLGPKGRAYLLLLVRMNHLIVETIDGRISYRVM